From a single Verrucomicrobiota bacterium genomic region:
- a CDS encoding gfo/Idh/MocA family oxidoreductase, translating to MQPTIKIALVGAGMFGGDVHLRAYADLQRFGIAGQLARVGLDKFSRDLAPVKFELVAVATRSEKSAKRAA from the coding sequence ATGCAACCCACCATCAAAATCGCCCTCGTCGGCGCCGGCATGTTCGGCGGCGACGTCCACCTCCGCGCCTACGCCGACCTCCAGCGCTTCGGCATCGCCGGCCAGCTCGCCCGCGTCGGCCTGGACAAGTTCTCGCGCGACCTCGCCCCGGTTAAATTCGAACTCGTCGCAGTCGCCACGCGTTCCGAGAAATCCGCCAAACGCGCCGCCG